One part of the Macaca mulatta isolate MMU2019108-1 chromosome 6, T2T-MMU8v2.0, whole genome shotgun sequence genome encodes these proteins:
- the C1QTNF2 gene encoding complement C1q tumor necrosis factor-related protein 2 isoform X3, with translation MGKLCLGPTLGPAAAAEESRDAEPRRELLCSGRPWTWRTAARVTTMIPWVLLACALPCAADPLLGAFARRDFRKGSPQLVCSLPGPQGPPGPPGAPGPSGMMGRMGFPGKDGQDGQDGDRGDSGEEGPPGRTGNRGKPGPKGKAGAIGRAGPRGPKGVNGTPGKHGTPGKKGPKGKKGEPGLPGPCSCGSGHTKSAFSVAVTKSYPRERLPIKFDKILMNEGGHYNASSGKFVCGVPGIYYFTYDITLANKHLAIGLVHNGQYRIRTFDANTGNHDVASGSTILALKQGDEVWLQIFYSEQNGLFYDPYWTDSLFTGFLIYADQDDPNEVYLHTVTLQILS, from the exons ATGGGAAAACTATGCCTGGGGCCGACGCTCGGCCCGGCTGCTGCAGCCGAGGAAAGCCGGGACGCGGAGCCCCGCCGAGAGCTTCTTTGCTCCGGACGCCCCTGGACGTGGCGGACAGCCGCGAGG GTGACCACCATGATCCCCTGGGTGCTCTTGGCCTGTGCCCTCCCCTGCGCTGCTGACCCACTGCTTGGCGCCTTTGCTCGCAGGGACTTCCGGAAAGGCTCCCCTCAACTGGTCTGCAGCCTGCCTGGCCCCCAGGGCCCACCCGGCCCCCCAGGAGCCCCAGGGCCCTCAGGAATGATGGGACGAATGGGCTTTCCTGGCAAAGACGGCCAAGATGGACAGGACGGCGACAGGGGGGACAGCGGAGAGGAAG gtccACCTGGCCGGACAGGTAACCGGGGAAAGCCAGGACCAAAGGGCAAAGCCGGGGCCATTGGGCGGGCTGGCCCCCGTGGCCCCAAGGGGGTCAACGGCACCCCCGGGAAGCATGGCACGCCAGGCAAGAAGGGGCCTAAGGGCAAGAAGGGGGAGCCAGGCCTCCCAGGCCCCTGCAGCTGCGGCAGTGGCCATACCAAGTCAGCTTTCTCGGTGGCAGTGACCAAGAGCTACCCACGGGAGCGGCTGCCCATCAAGTTTGACAAGATTCTGATGAACGAGGGTGGTCACTACAATGCTTCCAGCGGCAAGTTCGTCTGCGGCGTGCCTGGGATCTACTACTTCACCTACGACATCACGCTGGCCAACAAGCACCTAGCCATCGGCCTGGTGCACAACGGCCAGTACCGCATCCGGACCTTTGATGCCAACACCGGCAACCATGATGTGGCCTCAGGCTCCACCATCCTGGCTCTCAAGCAGGGTGACGAAGTCTGGCTGCAGATCTTCTACTCAGAGCAGAATGGGCTCTTCTACGACCCTTACTGGACAGACAGCCTCTTTACGGGCTTCCTAATCTACGCCGACCAGGATGACCCCAACGAG GTTTACTTACATACAGTGACTCTCCAAATTTTAAGTTGA
- the C1QTNF2 gene encoding complement C1q tumor necrosis factor-related protein 2 isoform X6, protein MHRHTRVVISTASFFQTAAKKRMLHCGPAHVTGRKALPPMTGWENYAWGRRSARLLQPRKAGTRSPAESFFAPDAPGRGGQPRGDFRKGSPQLVCSLPGPQGPPGPPGAPGPSGMMGRMGFPGKDGQDGQDGDRGDSGEEGPPGRTVTKSYPRERLPIKFDKILMNEGGHYNASSGKFVCGVPGIYYFTYDITLANKHLAIGLVHNGQYRIRTFDANTGNHDVASGSTILALKQGDEVWLQIFYSEQNGLFYDPYWTDSLFTGFLIYADQDDPNEVYLHTVTLQILS, encoded by the exons ATGCATCGACACACCCGAGTTGTCATCAGCACTGCAAGTTTTTTCCAAACAGCTGCTAAAAAGAGAATGCTGCACTGCGGGCCAGCCCACGTGACCGGGAGGAAGGCTCTCCCGCCCATGACGGGATGGGAAAACTATGCCTGGGGCCGACGCTCGGCCCGGCTGCTGCAGCCGAGGAAAGCCGGGACGCGGAGCCCCGCCGAGAGCTTCTTTGCTCCGGACGCCCCTGGACGTGGCGGACAGCCGCGAGG GGACTTCCGGAAAGGCTCCCCTCAACTGGTCTGCAGCCTGCCTGGCCCCCAGGGCCCACCCGGCCCCCCAGGAGCCCCAGGGCCCTCAGGAATGATGGGACGAATGGGCTTTCCTGGCAAAGACGGCCAAGATGGACAGGACGGCGACAGGGGGGACAGCGGAGAGGAAG gtccACCTGGCCGGACAG TGACCAAGAGCTACCCACGGGAGCGGCTGCCCATCAAGTTTGACAAGATTCTGATGAACGAGGGTGGTCACTACAATGCTTCCAGCGGCAAGTTCGTCTGCGGCGTGCCTGGGATCTACTACTTCACCTACGACATCACGCTGGCCAACAAGCACCTAGCCATCGGCCTGGTGCACAACGGCCAGTACCGCATCCGGACCTTTGATGCCAACACCGGCAACCATGATGTGGCCTCAGGCTCCACCATCCTGGCTCTCAAGCAGGGTGACGAAGTCTGGCTGCAGATCTTCTACTCAGAGCAGAATGGGCTCTTCTACGACCCTTACTGGACAGACAGCCTCTTTACGGGCTTCCTAATCTACGCCGACCAGGATGACCCCAACGAG GTTTACTTACATACAGTGACTCTCCAAATTTTAAGTTGA
- the C1QTNF2 gene encoding complement C1q tumor necrosis factor-related protein 2 isoform X1, protein MHRHTRVVISTASFFQTAAKKRMLHCGPAHVTGRKALPPMTGWENYAWGRRSARLLQPRKAGTRSPAESFFAPDAPGRGGQPRGDFRKGSPQLVCSLPGPQGPPGPPGAPGPSGMMGRMGFPGKDGQDGQDGDRGDSGEEGPPGRTGNRGKPGPKGKAGAIGRAGPRGPKGVNGTPGKHGTPGKKGPKGKKGEPGLPGPCSCGSGHTKSAFSVAVTKSYPRERLPIKFDKILMNEGGHYNASSGKFVCGVPGIYYFTYDITLANKHLAIGLVHNGQYRIRTFDANTGNHDVASGSTILALKQGDEVWLQIFYSEQNGLFYDPYWTDSLFTGFLIYADQDDPNEVYLHTVTLQILS, encoded by the exons ATGCATCGACACACCCGAGTTGTCATCAGCACTGCAAGTTTTTTCCAAACAGCTGCTAAAAAGAGAATGCTGCACTGCGGGCCAGCCCACGTGACCGGGAGGAAGGCTCTCCCGCCCATGACGGGATGGGAAAACTATGCCTGGGGCCGACGCTCGGCCCGGCTGCTGCAGCCGAGGAAAGCCGGGACGCGGAGCCCCGCCGAGAGCTTCTTTGCTCCGGACGCCCCTGGACGTGGCGGACAGCCGCGAGG GGACTTCCGGAAAGGCTCCCCTCAACTGGTCTGCAGCCTGCCTGGCCCCCAGGGCCCACCCGGCCCCCCAGGAGCCCCAGGGCCCTCAGGAATGATGGGACGAATGGGCTTTCCTGGCAAAGACGGCCAAGATGGACAGGACGGCGACAGGGGGGACAGCGGAGAGGAAG gtccACCTGGCCGGACAGGTAACCGGGGAAAGCCAGGACCAAAGGGCAAAGCCGGGGCCATTGGGCGGGCTGGCCCCCGTGGCCCCAAGGGGGTCAACGGCACCCCCGGGAAGCATGGCACGCCAGGCAAGAAGGGGCCTAAGGGCAAGAAGGGGGAGCCAGGCCTCCCAGGCCCCTGCAGCTGCGGCAGTGGCCATACCAAGTCAGCTTTCTCGGTGGCAGTGACCAAGAGCTACCCACGGGAGCGGCTGCCCATCAAGTTTGACAAGATTCTGATGAACGAGGGTGGTCACTACAATGCTTCCAGCGGCAAGTTCGTCTGCGGCGTGCCTGGGATCTACTACTTCACCTACGACATCACGCTGGCCAACAAGCACCTAGCCATCGGCCTGGTGCACAACGGCCAGTACCGCATCCGGACCTTTGATGCCAACACCGGCAACCATGATGTGGCCTCAGGCTCCACCATCCTGGCTCTCAAGCAGGGTGACGAAGTCTGGCTGCAGATCTTCTACTCAGAGCAGAATGGGCTCTTCTACGACCCTTACTGGACAGACAGCCTCTTTACGGGCTTCCTAATCTACGCCGACCAGGATGACCCCAACGAG GTTTACTTACATACAGTGACTCTCCAAATTTTAAGTTGA
- the C1QTNF2 gene encoding complement C1q tumor necrosis factor-related protein 2 isoform X5, producing the protein MIPWVLLACALPCAADPLLGAFARRDFRKGSPQLVCSLPGPQGPPGPPGAPGPSGMMGRMGFPGKDGQDGQDGDRGDSGEEGPPGRTGNRGKPGPKGKAGAIGRAGPRGPKGVNGTPGKHGTPGKKGPKGKKGEPGLPGPCSCGSGHTKSAFSVAVTKSYPRERLPIKFDKILMNEGGHYNASSGKFVCGVPGIYYFTYDITLANKHLAIGLVHNGQYRIRTFDANTGNHDVASGSTILALKQGDEVWLQIFYSEQNGLFYDPYWTDSLFTGFLIYADQDDPNEVYLHTVTLQILS; encoded by the exons ATGATCCCCTGGGTGCTCTTGGCCTGTGCCCTCCCCTGCGCTGCTGACCCACTGCTTGGCGCCTTTGCTCGCAGGGACTTCCGGAAAGGCTCCCCTCAACTGGTCTGCAGCCTGCCTGGCCCCCAGGGCCCACCCGGCCCCCCAGGAGCCCCAGGGCCCTCAGGAATGATGGGACGAATGGGCTTTCCTGGCAAAGACGGCCAAGATGGACAGGACGGCGACAGGGGGGACAGCGGAGAGGAAG gtccACCTGGCCGGACAGGTAACCGGGGAAAGCCAGGACCAAAGGGCAAAGCCGGGGCCATTGGGCGGGCTGGCCCCCGTGGCCCCAAGGGGGTCAACGGCACCCCCGGGAAGCATGGCACGCCAGGCAAGAAGGGGCCTAAGGGCAAGAAGGGGGAGCCAGGCCTCCCAGGCCCCTGCAGCTGCGGCAGTGGCCATACCAAGTCAGCTTTCTCGGTGGCAGTGACCAAGAGCTACCCACGGGAGCGGCTGCCCATCAAGTTTGACAAGATTCTGATGAACGAGGGTGGTCACTACAATGCTTCCAGCGGCAAGTTCGTCTGCGGCGTGCCTGGGATCTACTACTTCACCTACGACATCACGCTGGCCAACAAGCACCTAGCCATCGGCCTGGTGCACAACGGCCAGTACCGCATCCGGACCTTTGATGCCAACACCGGCAACCATGATGTGGCCTCAGGCTCCACCATCCTGGCTCTCAAGCAGGGTGACGAAGTCTGGCTGCAGATCTTCTACTCAGAGCAGAATGGGCTCTTCTACGACCCTTACTGGACAGACAGCCTCTTTACGGGCTTCCTAATCTACGCCGACCAGGATGACCCCAACGAG GTTTACTTACATACAGTGACTCTCCAAATTTTAAGTTGA
- the C1QTNF2 gene encoding complement C1q tumor necrosis factor-related protein 2 isoform X7: MGKLCLGPTLGPAAAAEESRDAEPRRELLCSGRPWTWRTAARVTTMIPWVLLACALPCAADPLLGAFARRDFRKGSPQLVCSLPGPQGPPGPPGAPGPSGMMGRMGFPGKDGQDGQDGDRGDSGEEGPPGRTVTKSYPRERLPIKFDKILMNEGGHYNASSGKFVCGVPGIYYFTYDITLANKHLAIGLVHNGQYRIRTFDANTGNHDVASGSTILALKQGDEVWLQIFYSEQNGLFYDPYWTDSLFTGFLIYADQDDPNEV, encoded by the exons ATGGGAAAACTATGCCTGGGGCCGACGCTCGGCCCGGCTGCTGCAGCCGAGGAAAGCCGGGACGCGGAGCCCCGCCGAGAGCTTCTTTGCTCCGGACGCCCCTGGACGTGGCGGACAGCCGCGAGG GTGACCACCATGATCCCCTGGGTGCTCTTGGCCTGTGCCCTCCCCTGCGCTGCTGACCCACTGCTTGGCGCCTTTGCTCGCAGGGACTTCCGGAAAGGCTCCCCTCAACTGGTCTGCAGCCTGCCTGGCCCCCAGGGCCCACCCGGCCCCCCAGGAGCCCCAGGGCCCTCAGGAATGATGGGACGAATGGGCTTTCCTGGCAAAGACGGCCAAGATGGACAGGACGGCGACAGGGGGGACAGCGGAGAGGAAG gtccACCTGGCCGGACAG TGACCAAGAGCTACCCACGGGAGCGGCTGCCCATCAAGTTTGACAAGATTCTGATGAACGAGGGTGGTCACTACAATGCTTCCAGCGGCAAGTTCGTCTGCGGCGTGCCTGGGATCTACTACTTCACCTACGACATCACGCTGGCCAACAAGCACCTAGCCATCGGCCTGGTGCACAACGGCCAGTACCGCATCCGGACCTTTGATGCCAACACCGGCAACCATGATGTGGCCTCAGGCTCCACCATCCTGGCTCTCAAGCAGGGTGACGAAGTCTGGCTGCAGATCTTCTACTCAGAGCAGAATGGGCTCTTCTACGACCCTTACTGGACAGACAGCCTCTTTACGGGCTTCCTAATCTACGCCGACCAGGATGACCCCAACGAGGTATAG
- the C1QTNF2 gene encoding complement C1q tumor necrosis factor-related protein 2 isoform X2: MHRHTRVVISTASFFQTAAKKRMLHCGPAHVTGRKALPPMTGWENYAWGRRSARLLQPRKAGTRSPAESFFAPDAPGRGGQPRGDFRKGSPQLVCSLPGPQGPPGPPGAPGPSGMMGRMGFPGKDGQDGQDGDRGDSGEEGPPGRTGNRGKPGPKGKAGAIGRAGPRGPKGVNGTPGKHGTPGKKGPKGKKGEPGLPGPCSCGSGHTKSAFSVAVTKSYPRERLPIKFDKILMNEGGHYNASSGKFVCGVPGIYYFTYDITLANKHLAIGLVHNGQYRIRTFDANTGNHDVASGSTILALKQGDEVWLQIFYSEQNGLFYDPYWTDSLFTGFLIYADQDDPNEV, encoded by the exons ATGCATCGACACACCCGAGTTGTCATCAGCACTGCAAGTTTTTTCCAAACAGCTGCTAAAAAGAGAATGCTGCACTGCGGGCCAGCCCACGTGACCGGGAGGAAGGCTCTCCCGCCCATGACGGGATGGGAAAACTATGCCTGGGGCCGACGCTCGGCCCGGCTGCTGCAGCCGAGGAAAGCCGGGACGCGGAGCCCCGCCGAGAGCTTCTTTGCTCCGGACGCCCCTGGACGTGGCGGACAGCCGCGAGG GGACTTCCGGAAAGGCTCCCCTCAACTGGTCTGCAGCCTGCCTGGCCCCCAGGGCCCACCCGGCCCCCCAGGAGCCCCAGGGCCCTCAGGAATGATGGGACGAATGGGCTTTCCTGGCAAAGACGGCCAAGATGGACAGGACGGCGACAGGGGGGACAGCGGAGAGGAAG gtccACCTGGCCGGACAGGTAACCGGGGAAAGCCAGGACCAAAGGGCAAAGCCGGGGCCATTGGGCGGGCTGGCCCCCGTGGCCCCAAGGGGGTCAACGGCACCCCCGGGAAGCATGGCACGCCAGGCAAGAAGGGGCCTAAGGGCAAGAAGGGGGAGCCAGGCCTCCCAGGCCCCTGCAGCTGCGGCAGTGGCCATACCAAGTCAGCTTTCTCGGTGGCAGTGACCAAGAGCTACCCACGGGAGCGGCTGCCCATCAAGTTTGACAAGATTCTGATGAACGAGGGTGGTCACTACAATGCTTCCAGCGGCAAGTTCGTCTGCGGCGTGCCTGGGATCTACTACTTCACCTACGACATCACGCTGGCCAACAAGCACCTAGCCATCGGCCTGGTGCACAACGGCCAGTACCGCATCCGGACCTTTGATGCCAACACCGGCAACCATGATGTGGCCTCAGGCTCCACCATCCTGGCTCTCAAGCAGGGTGACGAAGTCTGGCTGCAGATCTTCTACTCAGAGCAGAATGGGCTCTTCTACGACCCTTACTGGACAGACAGCCTCTTTACGGGCTTCCTAATCTACGCCGACCAGGATGACCCCAACGAGGTATAG
- the C1QTNF2 gene encoding complement C1q tumor necrosis factor-related protein 2 isoform X4 — MGKLCLGPTLGPAAAAEESRDAEPRRELLCSGRPWTWRTAARVTTMIPWVLLACALPCAADPLLGAFARRDFRKGSPQLVCSLPGPQGPPGPPGAPGPSGMMGRMGFPGKDGQDGQDGDRGDSGEEGPPGRTGNRGKPGPKGKAGAIGRAGPRGPKGVNGTPGKHGTPGKKGPKGKKGEPGLPGPCSCGSGHTKSAFSVAVTKSYPRERLPIKFDKILMNEGGHYNASSGKFVCGVPGIYYFTYDITLANKHLAIGLVHNGQYRIRTFDANTGNHDVASGSTILALKQGDEVWLQIFYSEQNGLFYDPYWTDSLFTGFLIYADQDDPNEV, encoded by the exons ATGGGAAAACTATGCCTGGGGCCGACGCTCGGCCCGGCTGCTGCAGCCGAGGAAAGCCGGGACGCGGAGCCCCGCCGAGAGCTTCTTTGCTCCGGACGCCCCTGGACGTGGCGGACAGCCGCGAGG GTGACCACCATGATCCCCTGGGTGCTCTTGGCCTGTGCCCTCCCCTGCGCTGCTGACCCACTGCTTGGCGCCTTTGCTCGCAGGGACTTCCGGAAAGGCTCCCCTCAACTGGTCTGCAGCCTGCCTGGCCCCCAGGGCCCACCCGGCCCCCCAGGAGCCCCAGGGCCCTCAGGAATGATGGGACGAATGGGCTTTCCTGGCAAAGACGGCCAAGATGGACAGGACGGCGACAGGGGGGACAGCGGAGAGGAAG gtccACCTGGCCGGACAGGTAACCGGGGAAAGCCAGGACCAAAGGGCAAAGCCGGGGCCATTGGGCGGGCTGGCCCCCGTGGCCCCAAGGGGGTCAACGGCACCCCCGGGAAGCATGGCACGCCAGGCAAGAAGGGGCCTAAGGGCAAGAAGGGGGAGCCAGGCCTCCCAGGCCCCTGCAGCTGCGGCAGTGGCCATACCAAGTCAGCTTTCTCGGTGGCAGTGACCAAGAGCTACCCACGGGAGCGGCTGCCCATCAAGTTTGACAAGATTCTGATGAACGAGGGTGGTCACTACAATGCTTCCAGCGGCAAGTTCGTCTGCGGCGTGCCTGGGATCTACTACTTCACCTACGACATCACGCTGGCCAACAAGCACCTAGCCATCGGCCTGGTGCACAACGGCCAGTACCGCATCCGGACCTTTGATGCCAACACCGGCAACCATGATGTGGCCTCAGGCTCCACCATCCTGGCTCTCAAGCAGGGTGACGAAGTCTGGCTGCAGATCTTCTACTCAGAGCAGAATGGGCTCTTCTACGACCCTTACTGGACAGACAGCCTCTTTACGGGCTTCCTAATCTACGCCGACCAGGATGACCCCAACGAGGTATAG